ACCAGCCCTCGACGCTCTCCGCGTCCGCGCCGGCCAGCACGCGCGGGGCGCCGAGCCGGCCGTTCGCGAGAAGGCGCGCGTCGGAGGCGAGGCGGACAGCGTCGGTGCCCTGATGCGTCGCCAGCACGACGGTCCCGCCGGCCCGGCGAAACGCGCCGGCGTGCGCGGCCACACGGGCGGCGGCGTCCGGGTCGAGCCCGGAGAAGGGCTCGTCGAGCAGCAACACGTCCGGCGCGTGGAGCAGCGCGCGCGCGACCGCCGCCCGTTGCACGAGTCCCCGCGAGAGCCGGGCCACGACCGTGTCGCGGTACCGGGTGAGGTCGAGGAGCGCTGAGACCTCGTCGATCCGCCCCGGCGCCGCCTCAAGCGCGTACAGCGCCGCGTACAGGTGCAGGTTTTCCCGGATCGTCAGGCCGCCGTACAGCATCGGCTCATGGCCGACGTAGCCGATCCGGCAGCGCGCGCGCGGCGCGGCGAAGGGGTCGTCGCCGGCGACGCGCACCGTCCCGCGCGCCGGGCGCAGGAGGCCGGCCAGCACCCGCAGTAACGTCGATTTGCCCGATCCGTTGGCGCCGAAGACGGCTAGGCCCCCGCCGGCCGGCACGTCGAGCGATACGCCGCGCAGGACGCGCTCGCGGCCGAATCCCCGCCACAGATCCCGGGCGGCGATCGCCGCCGCGCTCCGCGGCACGGCCGCATCGGCGGAGTCCCGCGCCGCCGGCGCCGTCGGTGCCGCGGACGGGTCAGGGTCCCGCAACACCGCCGACGAGGGCCGCCACGTCCCCCGGTGCAAACAGGAAGTACGGATAGCCGCGGAACTCGAGCGCGTCCTCGGCCGGCGGCTCGATCCGCAGCGCGTGGAGGTGGGCTTCGAGGCGCGCGATCTCGGGCGCAAGCGCTTCGGCGAGCCGCCCGTTGATCTCGCGGATCCGCCGCGTTGCGGCCCGGCGCTGCGGCCCCGGCCGCATCGTCTCCACCTCTCGGATCAAGGTCCATTTTTCGTCGATGAGGCGCCGCTCGGCCTCGCCGGCCGCCGCGAGATGCCGGTCCGGGTTGTGGCGCAGGTCCATCAGCCGGCGCTCGAGTGCGTGCCGCTCGACGGCGCGACGGCGTCCGCCCTCGAGCGGCAGGTGCAGCGTCGCCGTCGCGACGGCATAGGGTGCAGGCCGGACGCCGAAAACGCGCTCGGTGAACGCGTCGGTCACGCGATCGTACCGGCCGCCGCCGACGCCGTGGATGAACAGATCGCCCACGCAGAGCCGCGCGAACATCGTGAGCGTGATGGCCTTCGGCCGGAGCGCCAGGTGCGACGCGGCGAGCGCCTCCAGCCCTCCCGGCCCGGCCGGAACGGTCGCGAGCGGCTCACCGGCACAACCGAGCGCCAGCCGGTTCCCCTCGCGCCGGGCGCACAGGTCCGCCCGGCGGCCCTCGTGGAGGATCCAAAACGGCGCTTCGCTCCACTCGCCGGTCTGCATGAGGTTCGGAAACGGATTGGCGAGGGAGCGGACGCGGTGGGTCCGCCGATACGCGTCCAAACATCCATTGTACGCGGCGAGGAGGGCGCGCG
This sequence is a window from bacterium. Protein-coding genes within it:
- the ccmA gene encoding heme ABC exporter ATP-binding protein CcmA → MPRSAAAIAARDLWRGFGRERVLRGVSLDVPAGGGLAVFGANGSGKSTLLRVLAGLLRPARGTVRVAGDDPFAAPRARCRIGYVGHEPMLYGGLTIRENLHLYAALYALEAAPGRIDEVSALLDLTRYRDTVVARLSRGLVQRAAVARALLHAPDVLLLDEPFSGLDPDAAARVAAHAGAFRRAGGTVVLATHQGTDAVRLASDARLLANGRLGAPRVLAGADAESVEGWYREAAAAARRAPARPS